The proteins below come from a single Natrinema sp. SYSU A 869 genomic window:
- a CDS encoding multicopper oxidase domain-containing protein, which produces MHPHLKNLNPEMDGIPQNGPGVLETGESYTYEWIAQPAGVHFYHCHSLPLKEHIHRGLYGTIIVDPDPERVRNTPADYVTDHPSQITDTMVDDLVTEARTRNHEYAENDAVNELVIVMNSFDTDFDGENEVYAANTRAFAYGVGETDGNGDWKAGETKHPIQIDKNERQRVYLVNTTEFDPINSFHTHSQFFEYYDHGTTLLPTRQTVDTIMQTQAQRGIIELDYSDHEPGLYMFHAHQSEFAELGWMSFFEVV; this is translated from the coding sequence ATTCATCCTCACCTGAAGAATCTCAACCCCGAAATGGACGGGATCCCCCAGAACGGACCCGGCGTGCTCGAGACCGGCGAGTCGTACACCTACGAGTGGATTGCACAGCCCGCCGGCGTGCACTTCTATCACTGCCACTCGCTGCCGTTAAAAGAGCACATCCATCGAGGCCTTTACGGCACGATCATCGTCGACCCGGATCCCGAACGAGTCAGGAATACCCCGGCCGACTACGTGACCGATCATCCGAGCCAGATCACCGACACGATGGTCGATGACCTGGTCACCGAAGCCAGGACGCGCAACCACGAGTACGCCGAGAACGACGCCGTCAACGAGCTGGTGATCGTGATGAACTCGTTCGACACCGACTTCGACGGCGAAAACGAGGTGTACGCCGCGAACACGCGGGCCTTCGCCTACGGTGTCGGCGAGACCGACGGGAACGGCGACTGGAAGGCTGGCGAGACGAAACACCCCATCCAGATCGACAAGAACGAACGTCAGCGGGTGTATCTCGTGAACACGACGGAGTTCGACCCCATCAATTCCTTCCACACCCACTCGCAGTTCTTCGAGTACTACGACCACGGAACGACATTGTTGCCGACGCGACAGACCGTCGACACTATCATGCAGACGCAGGCGCAGCGGGGTATCATCGAACTCGACTACTCCGATCACGAACCGGGGCTGTACATGTTCCACGCTCACCAGTCGGAGTTCGCCGAACTCGGCTGGATGAGCTTCTTCGAGGTGGTTTAA
- a CDS encoding metal transporter, whose translation MADNRRETTTDGGVTAENELGQPFGVPRWVTALLPIVLLVLVLGAFVFTSPLAGVQSGEPLPDVTVTHTTLPSDDTVVLHVTNNGPEEVTISQVLVDEAYWDFRVEGAGGDRTLEPRESARVTVPYHWNPGWDLEVDLVLSDGTTIGHDIEAPQQTPGFSADVLWTLALIGLFVGVIPVALGMLWFPYIRTMSDRTLHAVLLFATGVLGFLAFDAGFEAFELAERIPGAYEGNLLVVSGILGALLLVQSISSWREGRAAAGDSRASSGLWVAYLVALGIGLHNLAEGLAIGSSFALGRVSLGAFLVIGFMLHNVTEGPAVVAPVARDERPAWWHFVALGLLAGAPVILGGWIGSLAYSPTVGAFFLAIGVGAILQVDWEIARMVRDAGGRVGSATNLLAFLIGFGVMYATDLFVAI comes from the coding sequence ATGGCGGATAACCGACGAGAGACGACGACGGACGGAGGCGTAACGGCCGAGAACGAGCTCGGGCAGCCATTCGGCGTCCCACGATGGGTCACCGCGTTGCTCCCGATCGTGTTGCTCGTACTCGTCTTGGGCGCGTTCGTGTTCACCTCTCCCCTCGCAGGGGTACAGAGCGGTGAACCGCTCCCCGACGTGACGGTCACTCACACCACGCTGCCGAGTGATGACACCGTCGTCCTGCACGTCACGAACAACGGCCCGGAGGAAGTGACGATCTCTCAGGTCCTCGTCGACGAGGCCTACTGGGACTTCCGCGTCGAGGGCGCTGGTGGTGACCGGACGCTCGAGCCGCGAGAAAGCGCACGCGTCACTGTTCCGTATCACTGGAACCCGGGCTGGGATCTCGAAGTCGATCTCGTGCTCTCGGACGGCACGACGATCGGTCACGATATCGAAGCACCCCAGCAGACGCCCGGATTCAGCGCTGACGTCCTGTGGACGCTGGCGCTCATCGGACTGTTCGTCGGGGTGATTCCGGTCGCGCTCGGAATGCTCTGGTTCCCGTACATCCGGACGATGAGTGACCGCACTTTGCACGCCGTTCTCTTGTTTGCCACCGGCGTGCTCGGCTTCCTTGCGTTCGACGCCGGGTTCGAGGCGTTCGAACTCGCCGAGCGAATCCCGGGTGCCTACGAAGGCAACCTCCTGGTCGTCTCCGGCATTCTTGGTGCCCTGTTACTCGTCCAGTCGATCAGTTCGTGGCGGGAGGGACGCGCCGCCGCCGGTGACAGTCGAGCGAGCAGCGGTCTCTGGGTCGCGTATCTGGTGGCGCTTGGAATTGGCTTACACAACCTCGCGGAGGGACTCGCCATCGGGAGTTCGTTCGCGCTCGGTCGCGTCTCGCTCGGTGCGTTCCTCGTCATCGGGTTCATGCTCCACAACGTGACCGAAGGGCCGGCCGTCGTTGCGCCGGTCGCGCGCGACGAGCGCCCGGCCTGGTGGCACTTCGTGGCACTCGGTCTCCTCGCCGGCGCACCCGTCATCCTCGGCGGATGGATCGGGAGCCTCGCCTACTCGCCGACGGTCGGTGCGTTCTTCCTCGCGATCGGTGTCGGTGCGATCCTCCAGGTCGACTGGGAGATCGCACGGATGGTTCGTGACGCGGGTGGACGCGTCGGAAGCGCCACAAATCTGCTGGCCTTCCTGATCGGCTTCGGCGTGATGTACGCGACCGATCTCTTCGTCGCGATCTAA
- the queC gene encoding 7-cyano-7-deazaguanine synthase QueC, whose product MTDATTDATTDESMSERAVVLLSGGMDSATAAAEAREQGYEIYALHTTYGQRTADRELECACRLAEEFDAADFLQIETGHLSAIGDSSLTDEEMDVADADMESDEIPTSYVPFRNANLLAIAVSYAEANDCEAVFIGAHSEDFSGYPDCRPAFFEAFEQVVDVGTKPETEISIDAPFVEWSKTDIAERGVDLEVPYEHTWSCYRENEPACGTCDACAFRLQAFQNIGVRDPIEYAERPSYADETTGL is encoded by the coding sequence ATGACCGACGCGACCACTGACGCCACGACCGACGAATCGATGTCCGAACGCGCCGTCGTCCTCCTTTCGGGCGGCATGGACAGCGCCACCGCTGCCGCTGAGGCCCGCGAGCAGGGCTACGAGATCTACGCCCTACACACTACGTACGGCCAGCGCACGGCGGACCGCGAACTCGAGTGTGCATGCCGACTCGCCGAGGAGTTCGACGCGGCGGACTTCCTGCAGATCGAGACGGGCCACCTCTCGGCGATCGGGGACTCGAGTCTGACCGACGAGGAGATGGACGTCGCGGACGCCGATATGGAGAGTGACGAGATTCCCACCTCGTACGTCCCCTTCCGGAACGCGAACCTGCTCGCGATAGCGGTCTCCTACGCCGAGGCCAACGACTGCGAGGCGGTCTTCATCGGTGCCCACAGCGAGGACTTCTCGGGGTATCCTGACTGCCGGCCCGCATTCTTCGAGGCCTTCGAGCAGGTCGTCGACGTTGGGACGAAACCCGAGACCGAGATTTCGATCGACGCCCCCTTCGTGGAGTGGTCGAAGACCGACATCGCCGAGCGCGGCGTCGACCTCGAGGTGCCCTACGAACACACCTGGAGTTGCTATCGCGAGAACGAACCGGCCTGTGGCACCTGCGATGCATGCGCGTTCCGGTTGCAGGCGTTCCAGAACATCGGCGTTCGCGACCCGATCGAGTACGCCGAGCGACCATCGTACGCTGACGAAACTACTGGTCTGTAG
- a CDS encoding ring-cleaving dioxygenase — MSPNTPGLHHVTAIAGDPQKNADFYVGTLGLRFVKQTVNHDDTGTDHFYFGDGEGSPGTNITFFPWADQGRQGRFGAGQTQTTAYGIPTDSVDYWRDRLESNGIEFEDEERFDETVLRISDPDGIELELVAATDAAFDATPWEDGPVPTEYQLRGFYNVTLAVDDYGPTETILTDVLGYELEVNVDGRHRYRSATGGPGSIVDLVETDAGRGQMGVGTVHHIAFKAESVEEQEQWRKAFADAGLAPSAVIDRKYFQSIYTRGPGGILFEMATTGPGFTEDEALEELGSRLTLPERLEDEREQIEAQLPEFDGPNVASGED, encoded by the coding sequence ATGTCACCGAACACGCCCGGACTCCACCACGTGACCGCAATCGCCGGCGACCCCCAGAAAAACGCCGACTTCTACGTTGGGACTCTTGGACTGCGATTCGTTAAGCAGACCGTCAATCACGACGATACGGGTACCGATCACTTCTACTTCGGCGACGGCGAGGGGTCGCCCGGCACGAACATCACCTTCTTCCCGTGGGCAGATCAGGGTCGGCAGGGCCGATTCGGTGCCGGCCAGACGCAGACGACCGCCTACGGGATTCCCACGGATTCGGTTGACTACTGGCGCGACCGCCTCGAGTCGAACGGCATCGAATTCGAGGACGAAGAACGGTTCGACGAGACTGTCCTCCGGATTTCGGACCCAGACGGGATCGAACTCGAACTGGTAGCGGCTACAGACGCCGCGTTCGACGCGACGCCGTGGGAGGACGGCCCCGTTCCGACCGAGTACCAGCTACGGGGTTTCTACAACGTCACGCTGGCCGTCGACGACTACGGCCCCACCGAGACGATCCTGACCGACGTCCTCGGCTATGAACTCGAGGTCAACGTCGACGGCCGTCATCGCTACCGGAGCGCGACCGGCGGCCCCGGTTCGATCGTCGACCTCGTCGAGACCGACGCCGGCCGCGGGCAGATGGGCGTCGGAACCGTCCACCACATCGCGTTCAAAGCCGAGAGCGTCGAAGAGCAAGAGCAGTGGCGCAAGGCCTTCGCCGATGCGGGACTCGCTCCGTCGGCGGTTATCGACCGGAAGTACTTCCAGTCGATCTACACGCGCGGCCCCGGCGGCATCCTCTTCGAGATGGCGACGACCGGCCCCGGCTTCACGGAAGACGAGGCCCTCGAGGAACTCGGCTCGCGGCTCACACTCCCGGAGCGACTCGAGGACGAGCGCGAGCAAATCGAGGCGCAGTTGCCAGAGTTCGACGGCCCGAACGTCGCATCCGGCGAGGACTGA
- a CDS encoding PQQ-binding-like beta-propeller repeat protein — MSEYARRNVLRYAGLTLAVGTGATTGTVAAQETDAGGAGDNETAGGESTADESTTTNGASGWSSIRGDAGNTGFVPGAAGPKSPVAVDWEYDHGGTFAVVDGTVYLVADDGQVRAIDAADGSLHWETEITTASREEPVVAMGPPAVAHDTVYVTSKRGEPNLTALDVATGEPRWQKSDLGSETNLSPTVADGLVFLVADKVLYALDAHSGEQQWQFEPGTVTTDDGKERGDYLQRDSVAVANGTVFALGINQLFALDIETGDERWTDRVEDWASSTFSGRPVAANGVVAAVKNDVVTVYDAETGTKRSTAPTHSLDVLAGDRVYAVTDDEDGERKTVTGYDSETGDRVWQPSDGDRSFASAVVDSESVYVGLEESGVAAFDRTNGSGDWHVDTGTKPRQVAVVGETVYVSGDALFAIRTDGEDRVDEGDDGDENTSDDGNESTDAGNESADAGNESADAGNESTDAGNESADAGNEPADAGNESAGAGNESIGGSENEAADNTDTESSNDSDETPGFTAGTSIGGGALALEWLRRRTDIDE, encoded by the coding sequence ATGAGCGAGTACGCAAGACGGAACGTGCTACGGTACGCCGGACTCACGCTTGCTGTCGGAACAGGTGCAACGACGGGTACGGTAGCAGCCCAAGAAACCGACGCCGGCGGAGCCGGGGACAACGAAACCGCGGGCGGAGAATCGACGGCCGACGAATCGACGACCACGAACGGCGCGAGCGGCTGGTCGTCGATCCGCGGCGATGCGGGAAACACGGGTTTCGTTCCGGGGGCGGCCGGGCCGAAATCGCCGGTCGCTGTCGACTGGGAGTACGACCACGGCGGAACGTTCGCCGTCGTCGACGGGACGGTCTACCTCGTCGCTGACGACGGCCAAGTGCGTGCGATCGACGCGGCCGACGGGTCGCTCCACTGGGAAACCGAAATCACGACGGCGAGTCGGGAGGAACCGGTGGTCGCCATGGGGCCACCGGCGGTCGCACACGACACGGTTTACGTCACCAGCAAGAGGGGAGAGCCGAATCTGACCGCGCTCGACGTCGCGACCGGAGAGCCCCGCTGGCAGAAGAGCGACCTCGGGTCCGAGACGAATCTATCACCTACGGTCGCGGACGGACTGGTATTTCTCGTCGCCGACAAGGTCCTGTACGCGCTCGACGCACACAGCGGCGAGCAGCAGTGGCAGTTCGAGCCGGGCACGGTGACGACTGACGACGGGAAGGAACGGGGCGATTACCTTCAGCGAGACTCCGTCGCCGTCGCTAACGGGACGGTGTTCGCCCTGGGCATCAATCAGCTGTTCGCCCTGGACATCGAAACCGGGGACGAGCGGTGGACGGACCGCGTCGAAGACTGGGCCTCGAGCACGTTTTCCGGCCGTCCGGTAGCCGCCAACGGTGTCGTCGCCGCCGTCAAAAACGACGTCGTAACGGTCTACGACGCCGAAACCGGGACGAAACGATCGACGGCTCCTACCCACTCGCTGGACGTACTCGCCGGCGATCGCGTCTACGCCGTGACCGACGACGAAGACGGCGAACGGAAGACCGTCACCGGCTACGATTCGGAGACGGGGGATCGCGTCTGGCAACCGTCGGACGGCGACAGGTCGTTCGCTTCGGCGGTCGTTGACTCCGAATCCGTCTACGTAGGGCTCGAGGAATCAGGCGTGGCCGCGTTCGACCGAACGAACGGAAGCGGCGACTGGCACGTCGACACCGGTACGAAGCCGCGACAGGTGGCGGTCGTCGGCGAAACCGTCTACGTCAGCGGTGATGCCCTGTTCGCGATCCGAACCGACGGCGAAGATCGAGTCGACGAGGGCGACGACGGCGACGAGAACACCTCCGACGACGGGAACGAATCGACCGATGCCGGGAACGAATCGGCCGATGCCGGGAACGAATCGGCCGATGCCGGGAACGAATCGACCGATGCCGGGAACGAATCGGCCGATGCCGGAAACGAACCAGCTGATGCCGGAAACGAATCAGCCGGTGCCGGAAACGAGTCGATCGGTGGCTCCGAGAACGAAGCGGCCGACAACACCGATACCGAATCGTCCAACGATTCCGATGAAACTCCCGGGTTCACCGCCGGTACGAGCATCGGTGGCGGGGCACTCGCCCTCGAGTGGCTGCGCCGACGGACCGACATCGACGAGTGA
- the yqeC gene encoding selenium cofactor biosynthesis protein YqeC, producing the protein MNVLEALRAESGVVAVVGAGGKKTTLYTLATRAARSHSLRAVVTATVRIPIFDRHVEAVTVTDDPVAALEQADEWPVGVVPEREGEDRYVGYDPAVVDDLAAADVADLVLVKADGARTREFKAPNEREPQLPRRVDTVVPIASVQAVGKPLSAEHVHRPERVTAITGLDRGDTIRPVDVARVLASERGGLKSVPAGATVVPLLNKVDDDDLRDVAAEIGTEVLERAPAVRRVVLTRMVAEEPVVDVLEN; encoded by the coding sequence ATGAACGTCCTCGAAGCGCTTCGAGCCGAGTCCGGCGTCGTCGCGGTCGTCGGTGCGGGCGGCAAGAAGACGACGCTCTATACGCTGGCCACGCGGGCCGCTCGCAGCCACTCCCTGCGAGCGGTCGTGACGGCGACGGTTCGAATCCCCATCTTCGACCGGCACGTCGAGGCGGTCACCGTGACAGACGACCCGGTCGCGGCGCTCGAGCAAGCGGACGAATGGCCGGTCGGCGTCGTCCCGGAACGGGAGGGGGAAGACCGGTACGTGGGATACGACCCCGCGGTCGTCGACGACCTCGCGGCGGCCGACGTCGCCGATCTCGTCCTCGTCAAGGCCGACGGTGCGCGGACGCGGGAGTTCAAGGCTCCCAACGAGCGCGAACCACAACTCCCCCGGCGCGTCGACACCGTGGTCCCGATCGCGAGCGTTCAGGCCGTCGGCAAGCCGCTCTCAGCCGAGCACGTTCACCGACCGGAGCGAGTGACGGCGATCACCGGACTCGATCGCGGTGACACGATCCGCCCTGTCGACGTGGCCCGCGTGCTCGCGAGCGAGCGCGGCGGACTGAAGAGCGTGCCGGCGGGGGCGACGGTCGTCCCGCTGCTCAACAAGGTCGACGACGACGATCTGCGGGACGTCGCCGCAGAGATTGGGACGGAGGTACTCGAGCGAGCGCCGGCCGTGAGGCGAGTCGTTTTGACGCGGATGGTCGCGGAGGAACCGGTGGTCGACGTCCTCGAGAACTAG
- a CDS encoding multicopper oxidase domain-containing protein, producing MPSIDYNSAAELTEQLEERLVEAVGEKPDVSRRTVLGGLGIAGSAAIGIGSTQAGANSGHDDEDEHGTFGAVDEYRDANFDPHEFLTTFNTGDGGQDTVPQRVYEEDGRTVREFEFTAVDTTITIAPGIEFEAWAFNGQVPGPTIRAVEGDLIRVTFETSGGTPTRFILT from the coding sequence ATGCCATCGATAGATTATAACAGCGCAGCTGAACTGACAGAACAGCTCGAGGAGCGACTCGTCGAGGCAGTCGGTGAGAAGCCGGACGTCAGCCGACGAACGGTGCTCGGCGGGCTGGGGATCGCCGGGAGTGCAGCTATCGGGATCGGGAGCACACAGGCGGGTGCCAATTCCGGTCACGATGACGAGGACGAACACGGTACATTCGGTGCCGTCGACGAATATCGCGATGCGAATTTCGATCCCCACGAGTTCCTGACTACGTTCAACACCGGGGACGGCGGTCAGGACACCGTCCCACAGCGGGTTTACGAGGAGGACGGTCGAACCGTTCGAGAGTTCGAGTTCACCGCAGTCGACACGACGATCACGATCGCACCCGGCATCGAGTTCGAAGCCTGGGCGTTCAACGGGCAGGTGCCGGGGCCGACGATCCGCGCCGTCGAGGGTGATCTCATTCGAGTCACGTTCGAAACCTCGGGCGGCACGCCCACACGATTCATCCTCACCTGA
- a CDS encoding iron-containing alcohol dehydrogenase family protein, with amino-acid sequence MTRADSSDRDPAFRFEYDPATIRFGSGCVDDLATELEAQGLERALVVCGSTVGSTPEVIDPVRTGLGDRLAGVFDETTPKKRLATAVDGREQLRIDDADVLVSLGGGSSLDVATVISVLAATDRPAADVAEEFAETGAISVPEDGLVPIVAIPTTLAGADLSMVAGVTAAPESGLVDEEIGGGVSDPGLMPVAAFYDPELVATTPDSVLAGSAMNGFDKGIETLYASNATPVTDAMARHGLEKLEDGLGAFGDGDRDIGTFETILEGIVLVQYGISRPGETTASIVHAFGHGLTRTYDVQQGAAHGIVVPRVLEYCFGQEGVDARSGMLANALGVGEAADQRAAVVEAVTEVRDALGLPSRLRDVDGPEPDEFTAVAEAILEDPFMANAPPGLDPTVEEIEGVLERAW; translated from the coding sequence ATGACGAGAGCCGACTCGAGCGACCGTGATCCGGCCTTCCGATTCGAGTACGACCCCGCGACGATCAGGTTCGGTTCCGGCTGCGTCGACGACCTCGCGACCGAACTCGAGGCACAGGGTCTCGAGCGCGCCCTGGTCGTCTGTGGCTCGACCGTCGGGAGCACGCCCGAAGTCATCGACCCGGTCAGGACGGGCCTCGGCGATCGGCTGGCCGGCGTTTTCGACGAGACGACGCCGAAGAAACGGCTCGCGACGGCGGTCGACGGCCGCGAGCAACTGCGGATAGACGACGCCGACGTCCTCGTCAGCCTCGGCGGCGGCAGCAGTCTCGACGTCGCAACGGTCATCAGTGTTCTCGCGGCGACCGACCGACCGGCGGCGGACGTGGCCGAGGAGTTCGCCGAGACGGGGGCGATCAGCGTCCCCGAGGACGGACTGGTCCCGATCGTCGCGATCCCTACTACGCTGGCCGGTGCCGACCTCTCGATGGTTGCCGGCGTCACCGCCGCGCCCGAGTCGGGGCTGGTCGATGAGGAGATCGGTGGCGGGGTTTCCGATCCCGGACTGATGCCCGTGGCCGCGTTCTACGATCCGGAACTGGTCGCGACCACGCCCGACTCCGTGCTCGCGGGCTCGGCGATGAACGGCTTCGACAAGGGAATCGAGACGCTCTACGCGAGTAACGCGACGCCGGTGACCGACGCGATGGCGAGACATGGCCTCGAGAAACTCGAGGACGGCCTCGGCGCGTTCGGCGACGGCGACCGCGATATCGGGACGTTCGAGACGATCCTCGAGGGGATCGTGCTCGTCCAGTACGGTATCTCGCGGCCCGGCGAGACGACGGCCTCGATCGTCCACGCCTTCGGCCACGGACTTACGCGGACATACGATGTCCAGCAGGGAGCCGCACACGGCATCGTCGTCCCCCGCGTCCTCGAGTATTGCTTCGGGCAGGAGGGCGTGGACGCCCGATCGGGAATGCTCGCGAACGCGCTCGGCGTCGGGGAGGCCGCGGATCAGCGCGCTGCGGTCGTCGAGGCAGTCACCGAGGTTCGGGACGCGCTCGGCCTGCCCTCGCGGCTTCGGGATGTCGATGGCCCCGAACCGGACGAGTTCACCGCGGTTGCCGAAGCGATTCTCGAGGACCCGTTCATGGCCAACGCGCCGCCGGGATTGGACCCGACTGTCGAAGAGATCGAAGGCGTGCTCGAGCGGGCGTGGTAA
- a CDS encoding 2-dehydropantoate 2-reductase — translation MKFAVFGAGGVGGYLGARLADAGHEVHLIARGDHLAALESDSLRVESIRGDTSVELPATDDPADIGACDYVLFCVKAHDTRDAATDLEPLLGADTAVVTFQNGVDNEQWLAEEIGEDHVVGGVAYIFSTIGAPGVVEHTGGPARFIYGELDDERTDRIERLDGALSESEGVDAVLAEDITVERWRKFAFICAHAGMTATTRLPVGELRETDASWTMYRRLIEEVCTVGNAEGVDIPEDTVDGWLEFARDLDPGMYSSLHYDLTHDKQLELEALHGSVVRHADEVGVETPMNEAVHAILRPWADRNER, via the coding sequence ATGAAATTCGCTGTCTTCGGTGCCGGCGGCGTCGGCGGCTACCTCGGAGCCCGACTCGCGGATGCGGGCCACGAGGTCCATCTCATCGCGAGGGGCGACCACCTCGCCGCCCTCGAGTCCGACAGCCTGCGCGTCGAGAGCATCCGCGGCGATACGTCTGTCGAGCTACCGGCGACCGACGACCCGGCGGATATCGGGGCCTGTGATTACGTCCTGTTCTGCGTGAAGGCCCACGACACGCGAGATGCGGCGACTGATCTCGAGCCACTGCTCGGTGCCGACACGGCCGTGGTCACCTTCCAGAACGGCGTCGACAACGAACAGTGGCTTGCCGAGGAAATCGGCGAGGACCACGTCGTCGGCGGGGTGGCCTACATCTTCTCGACTATCGGCGCACCCGGCGTCGTCGAGCACACCGGCGGCCCGGCCCGGTTCATCTACGGTGAACTCGACGACGAGCGAACTGACCGAATCGAGCGACTCGATGGCGCACTCTCGGAGAGCGAGGGCGTTGACGCCGTACTCGCCGAGGACATCACCGTCGAACGCTGGCGGAAATTCGCGTTCATCTGTGCACATGCCGGGATGACCGCAACGACTCGGCTCCCGGTCGGCGAACTCCGTGAGACCGACGCCTCCTGGACGATGTACCGTCGACTCATCGAGGAGGTCTGTACCGTCGGGAATGCGGAAGGCGTTGACATCCCTGAAGATACCGTCGACGGGTGGCTCGAGTTCGCTCGCGACCTCGATCCGGGGATGTACTCGTCGCTGCACTACGACCTGACACACGACAAGCAACTGGAACTCGAGGCACTCCACGGCTCCGTCGTTCGACACGCGGACGAGGTCGGCGTCGAGACGCCGATGAACGAGGCGGTCCACGCGATCCTGCGTCCCTGGGCCGACCGAAACGAGCGGTAA